The window GTCGAGCCTTCTTTGTTCGTTTTGTCCCTCCACAGCCCCTCACAGCCGTCTGTTGTTCTTCTTCATTGCCCGAGATCGTCCTCCAAAGgctcggtttctctcctgcctctcactgtctctccccctctcccgCCAATGCTCCTGTCCTCTTCACCCCAAACGCAAATCCCGCGTCatttttcccctcttttttctcgtcgtttctttcttccctcatGCACACCTTTCACCTGCCTGTCCTCTCCACCGTTTTCGCGCGGTGCGTCTCCCCGCTCCGGTCTCCCTCCTCAGAGGCTGCCTCCCCACGcctgcgcgcctcttcttctcgcgggggTAGCAATTCGATCTCCTCGAGCACAACGTCGACGGCAGCGAGAACGGCGGTCCTCACTTCACCGGCCATCCTGGTGGGGGCTTCGGGCAGCTGCACAGGCGCGGGGAGAAAGTGCGCGTAGTTCCTCTCGATTTGCTGGCATGCGGCGAAGAGGGACGACGCGCGCCgcaagagagggaaaaggaggcgaggcagcagcgAGGAGCGCGCGATCGCTGAGGAAATCAGGTCGGGGGCAACCGCCAAGTAGGCGAGAGATACCGAGGCAGGCAGGCGCCCGAGACGGTGGAaagacgccgaagaagagagacgcaggaggcgcGGAGAGGAGTGCGCGGAACGGGGCGAGCTCCAGGAAGACtccgaagaagcggagagcaggcgaggagaggaagtcgGCAGGGTAGAAGCTGATTCGGGGacagacgacggagacggaggcgcctcctccagagacgcagcgcggcacagagcagaggaagacatgCGGGCgaagcacgcgagagaggtgacggagaagagaagaggcgctggagcgCGAGGGGAAATCCGTCCGTCTCGCCCGCCTGGGCGAACGtcaaggagaaagagacaagctGAACCAAACGCGCCGTCCGGCGCGTCTCGGAGACAAGGGGACACCGGCTCAAACTCCCGAAGGGTGGCCGGCAGCTCGAGGCACGCTTCATCTCGACTTTTTCCACCGGTTTCGTCGTCAAATCCCAGCGCCCGAAACAGGGACCGAAAGCGGCTCTCgtctgttctgtctctctcagcgCGCATCAGACGCCGCgactcttcctcgccacagagacacggcggagagcgagagctcgaacaggagacaaagagccTGCTTCTGTTGCTGAAGGTTGGGTCTCCAGCGCGCACCTTTTGCGGCAGGAAGACCGGAACGGAAGAAGGGTGGGGGCGGTGggaagcgaacgcgaggcgaaacAGCCGAAGTCGCGGAAGCGTAAACCGGAAGATTTGAATCAGTGCCGTCCGATAGGGACTGTGCGACGCAAACAAACGACGGCAGAGAGCTCGCGTCGCTTCCCGgtcagaagcgagagacgagcgagacgaagaacaacACGAACAAGACACACACGAAAAacaagaaagggaagaaagtgaacaagaaagacaagaaccAGAGCTCGAAGGCATGGCAGTGGACCGCGAAGCAGGAGGAATGAAGAGAAGCTCCAGAGTCTCGATGCAGCTGTAGGGGTGCACATGGTTCAGCAAACGCCCTCGTTTCTTCACAGGCACCTTTCCAGGCTTCGGTCGAACCGTTTCCCGAGTTCGAAGAGTtcgttcttccccgtcttttcttccagagaaaacaaagaaggACTTCCACTTGCTCACGAACCGACCAGCATCCGGTCGCGGTTCCCCATCGTGGATTTCactggcttctctctcttctgtcggATTTTGCCCGCGTTCCTGATCGCCCTCGCCGGCCTCGCTTTGGCGAAAGAAGCTCGAGGCTGAACGCCGGACGTCTGAGAAGActcccgagagagacgagacgacgCGGTCCACGTAGCGGAAATGGCGGGGCAGGTTCGTTCTCCCTTTCGCGAAAACTGGAATTCTTCCATCAGAAGACACAGAATACGACTGAACAGTGCGGCGTTCAcatcccttcttccctcgggagcgcccttcctcttctcttccttctcctgttattccttctccttttcttccttctcctgtccgtccgtcttctcctttcgcgcgttcttctccctgctctcgcCAGAGCAGCAGCTCTGCCTTTTCGAGGCGTTGCTCGAgcagcgtctttctcctcactGGGGGGCCAGCGACGCTCTGTGGTCCGAGCgctgcgcctttctctctttgtcccAGTCCGCTCTtgtctccacttttctctccctgtgtgccgcgcgtctctcccgcggcgGGATcagggaggcgccgcgggcCCTCCCAGCCCAGCCCGTTCAGTTGCTGGTGCAAAAAGCGGAGCGAGGCTTCCGTCGGCTTCAGTCCGATTTCTTGCTTCTTGAACTGCCGCATGCACTCCACATCGCGCGACAGGCCTCGAGCGAGTCTTCGACGGTCCCCGGTTCTCACTCCTCTGCGCGcgttccgcgcctctccatACACCCCCccagaaaacggggaagacgacgaggaagaaaagcaaaagggAACGACAAACCGTCGCGCCCACGtcgctgaagaagacgcggtATGGACTGCGTGAGTGGACACGTTCGATcgaagccgagaaggcaAACGAGCTGACTGCCGCTGTTCTGGTTCACTGAACCCCGacacttttcttctctccccccgctCATACGACCGCGACGCACAAGACGGGTGTTCCCCActggagaggagcgacggcgcaCCTGGCCATCTGGAAATGGGAGCGTCACAGTTCGACGGAGAcgcatcttctctctccgtccagcTTGACGAGTCGTCCTggctgtctgtctcctcgcgcgcctctcgcgtctccgcgccctcCTTCCCCGCAGTCTCGTCTCCGCAGGGTGACGCGCTGCCGAGACGATGCCTCGCGGAGGCTCTCCGTTCGCGCTTCCGCGCAGATGGCGTAGGCTCCTCTAGATCCCGAGGCCAGAGAGCAGACCACAGGacgctccgtctctgtctccgtggctgtggagaagagagagaacgtgCGGGAGTGCGTGGGCAAGGCGCGTCTCGGGTTGAGGCTCGCTCGTCCTTCCGGAGTCCCCGTGTAGCCGGCatcgaagacgaggacgggaaggttgagagagcagagaggaagtcCCAGagccctcttctcttctcgcggggCGCCTTCCCGCcatctttctcgtctctcgtgcCTCGAAGGCGCAccctccgttctctttcgaGGAAAAAGTCGGGAGACTCtagaggaaagaggaagccgTGTTCGAGCAACGCGGTGGCCGTCAGCAGCTTGAGGATCCCCACGAACCGATCCAGTTCTggaggcgaaacggagaaggaaaggcctTCTTCACTCTTTCTTCCGAGACGCGGTGCCGGGTCCGGCAAAGgccgagaagccgagagggcgcaggagacagcggagacagtggagacagcACAGGCCTCGTGAGGAGGCTCTCTGGGGCTCGAAGCGAACGCGGGGAAGTCTCGAGCTCCTTCCACAGCTCgcagggaggaggcggaaagaCATGGATTTCCCGGCTTCTCCGCCAGCGGGAAAAGCGCCGGATTCATAAAGAACGGCAACACGAGGCCCATGGCTCGGCGTCGAGCGACCTCGgaggagaacagagaagacgtggacggcgagaagagaagggcgagagtcCGAGCTGCCTGTACTCCCGAGGgcgggagaacgagagagaagcgaggcagtttcgagagaaacgcgtgaaTAAGCTCTGCACCGAaccgtctgtgtcttcgcaGTGTGTCACACACATCTAGGTACTCCTGCAACCCCTCTGTGTATTCCcagttcttcgcctcgccttctttctctccttggcGGGCTGTGGGGAGTCGGCCAcgggcgcgagaggcagatgcacgagaggacgaggcgctACTCCACACACAAGAATCGTCCTCTcggtcgctctctcctgtctcattttcctcttcctcctccccttTCCACTCCTCTacgccttcgccctcccaCACGAGACTCAACGCCAGTGAGGACGGAGCAGGAGGCTGCGTgtgaggcgagggagaagacggcgagcgagaagggacgtGTGAAATCTCGTTTCGCCACGCAAACGCGGCCTCCGAGAGAAGCAGGTGAAGGAGGGGATTGAAGTCGACGATTTGAAGCGAACGGAGCCTCATAAACGCAAAGTGAGACGACTGTGCATGCTTCGCGAGGCCACCGCTCCTCCCGCTTTGCGCTGCGGTCGAGCTCCCAGGAGACGCCCCGcatcctctcttctctcctctcctctctgcgcacACGGTGTGTTCTCCCTGCCCCAGGTCATGTTGCCGGCTCGCTAAACAGGCAGACGACcaacgcgaaaaagaagaagaggaaggagaggaaggagaggaaggagagacagacgacggagaaagaggtgACGAGGGCAGACAGATATCTTCTCGAGGAACGAGGAGGGGAACGGGTCGGGAAGGCGGAAATCGCAGAATCAggtgacagagagaaggcgccacCAGTTGAAGAAACTGCTGGACTGCGCAAGACGACAGATCGGTGAAGGAgtcaagaagaagaagagaaaaacaagacaCTCGGCGTTTCCTGCGGGTTGCGCCGTGCCTCGTATGTTGGTCCGGGCTCTTCGCTCCTCCCATCCAACGCTTCAACACTCCACACAGAAACTCTAGGGAAAAAAATGAAGAACAGGGACGgcaagaggaaggagaggaagaggaaggagaggaagaggaagtctGCAGTGAGGATCGAGTGTCAGATGAAGGCGCTGTAGAGTGGCGTTCTCTGTTGATTGGGGTTTGCGAGTTCTGGAAAACCCTTTCCGAGTTTTCGAGAtcgaagaggcagaacggCGAGCTGAAGGCGACTTCCTCGAGGACAGGGAACTTCTTCTGCCACTCTTCGCTTCCACGTTCTATCGCTTCCTTCGTTGCCGCCTGGCCCCGTCCAAGCGCTTCGTCGCACTggtggaaagagaggagacaatgaggaagcgaaggcgtaGCAGACGGCAGGACAGAGGAAGGTGAAGCAGGCGACGCTGCGAGGGAGTTCTGAGAGAGTGCACAGGAGCGGCGGAGGGCCTTTCCTGTCGCTATCGCAtcggacagagaaagacagacgaGGTAagggaacgagaaagacgtagagggaggcgagacggcagaaaaggagggaagaatAAGACTCAACAAAAAGAGATAGGCACCGAAGTAAGAAgcatctctctcgcgctcttcacATTCGCTGCCATCGGGAAACGGCTCTTCTGACCCATGGAATTCTCTGTCGTTTGAAtgcctcctcggcgtctgACCCTTTTGaccctccgtctcttccctttctcctctcggtTGCACGAGgtcggtctctcttcctttctcgtctttccggCTCCTTCCTTGACCAGAAGACAGGACGCGTGCTTGGTCACTGCCGAAAAGCGGCGGCAAATCGGAGCGGACGAGGCTCGAGAAGAGTCGGTctgaaagaagaagcagtcCTGAGAGAGGTCCGCAGTTCtcgaaggaagggaaaacgttTCCGACCGCCGCGGTGTCtccctgtgcatgcgtcttccGGCTCTGTGCCGGGGAAGCcggcggcgacgaagcgggTTCGGCCGAAGGTGAACAGCTTCGAAGTCTCTGAAAGAGAAGTGGGGGGGCGAAATCGAGAgtcaacgcatgcagagacgcatGCGACGCCCGAATCAAAGAACCCAAAAAGTGGAGAAACTTCGCCGTTTGCTCTCGCAGAAACGCCAGCGCTAACTCGAGCCCCGCCAGTCGCGCCTCGCGTcgttctcctgtctccgcagaggcaagggacgaaacggaagcagacgcggcgGCAGAAAGGGGTCGACGTTCGTCGCCCTCACAGGCCGGCTGCGCAAGAGatgagaggaaaggaagaagaagcgagaggtcGAACCACGAGGACCGATCGGAAATCTCCAGGTGTGTCAGAGTGGGAGCGGACCTCTTGAAATGCTCGTTCGCCTCCGCTGCCGGGGCTCGGTCCGCGGTTCTCTGCTGCACTCCCACCCCCTTCTCCCTGCagcgtttcctgtccttcgcGAACGCCCAAGACCTAAAGAGTCCCGAGAAGGACAcgcgggcgtctccgccgccttctctaTCGcggcctttcctcccttctgtccCCCTCTGCTgctctcccgcgcctcgcaGCTCCTGTCCTGGCGTgggccgagaagagaaacccTCGCTTTGGATCCACGCGTGTAGACAGCTGGAGAGCAGAATCAACAGCCCGAACGTCCCTCTcgacgagaaacgccgcaggcgaggaaacaaATGGTCCACAGACTGCGCGGTCGGGGCCTCCCAGAGCTCCCCAAGCCGCGGCTCAAAACCCAGGGAAGAACACccgaaacgagagaaagaagatgaTACAGACGACGGGGAAGCCGATGCAGGGTGGAAACGAGAGCGTGGAGACGGCGTTGGAGAAGCCCAGTTCACTCGCGAGgtcggagagaaaaagaacggagagcctgcgtcttcgccttcaacGTGGAGGGCAAAAGACTCGAGCGTTTCGCAGTTGAGGACAAACGCTGAGACGGCGCGCTCCAG is drawn from Neospora caninum Liverpool complete genome, chromosome X and contains these coding sequences:
- a CDS encoding putative ATPase, AAA family domain-containing protein, yielding MRDEQTRASVFLPPSWLDEEGRLCYSAHVLESIPEESEPPSSRTSRYGSFHRDTEAPRRPGRGDSLFSPETGEGDVSLFADSDSHESAASPLEEGRGDGPAPGAPLHLESKRADAGVLPPGEVFSPDVACARHVDGDRGKRAGDGPQRQEQLDHKGPDAGAGEGYGLVFRESGRAPSLEGAAPLHTEPSEDPRKQRETGSFAEGEAGSEVGDTRELSICSPPEQPEVPPPRQASSGQDAPCCGEKASCFVRQNSPLQSYGEAPNGEVSFPHTSHGSLHVPAPHDASNAARVRASSVQEQSALSRPFTQAEPRRPLSAPPPRPSSLDSRGAALVSPEREERTFSPESTGSPLCAAARYADARTDKPRAVRMPSALGDDERDGTGKPGAKREKEKWRAEEIAEEAPFENAIDEKRNGRHRVGLSGSSSGNHGTLPSSALPFPLWAALRFGSLSFFLDFRDVIALSAASFPLRLLLCGSQPCASPHALLAFGEGEGGDTAEEKKGRVFQSLFSSDAPGARDASPQVARQGADTRESEKGRRTPAPGQRRHGQAERRRGKERGALRKDTLEVEEEMKSEWSRFNALAQRRKTDTSGEKTERRARECAALPAGVFSHIRVTTAWAALDEEFVRELFRRATRLSVLEISIRRDCLSALLQRGSPVPARTSPFVPAASSGCSHSPCCRQSCSGPSAAVQRRLMLCLERAVSAFVLNCETLESFALHVEGEDAGSPFFFSPTSRVNWASPTPSPRSRFHPASASPSSVSSSFSRFGCSSLGFEPRLGELWEAPTAQSVDHLFPRLRRFSSRGTFGLLILLSSCLHAWIQSEGFSSRPTPGQELRGAGEQQRGTEGRKGRDREGGGDARVSFSGLFRSWAFAKDRKRCREKGVGVQQRTADRAPAAEANEHFKRSAPTLTHLEISDRSSWFDLSLLLPFLSSLAQPACEGDERRPLSAAASASVSSLASAETGERREARLAGLELALAFLREQTAKFLHFLGSLIRASHASLHALTLDFAPPLLFQRLRSCSPSAEPASSPPASPAQSRKTHAQGDTAAVGNVFPSFENCGPLSGLLLLSDRLFSSLVRSDLPPLFGSDQARVLSSGQGRSRKDEKGRETDLVQPRGEREETEGQKGQTPRRHSNDREFHGSEEPFPDGSECEERERDASYFGAYLFLLSLILPSFSAVSPPSTSFSFPYLVCLSLSDAIATGKALRRSSSRQHDLGQGEHTVCAERRGEKRGCGASPGSSTAAQSGRSGGLAKHAQSSHFAFMRLRSLQIVDFNPLLHLLLSEAAFAWRNEISHVPSRSPSSPSPHTQPPAPSSLALSLVWEGEGVEEWKGEEEEENETGESDREDDSCVWSSASSSRASASRARGRLPTARQGEKEGEAKNWEYTEGLQEYLDVCDTLRRHRRFGAELIHAFLSKLPRFSLVLPPSGVQAARTLALLFSPSTSSLFSSEVARRRAMGLVLPFFMNPALFPLAEKPGNPCLSASSLRAVEGARDFPAFASSPREPPHEACAVSTVSAVSCALSASRPLPDPAPRLGRKSEEGLSFSVSPPELDRFVGILKLLTATALLEHGFLFPLESPDFFLERERRVRLRGTRDEKDGGKAPREKRRGLWDFLSALSTFPSSSSMPATRGLRKDERASTRDAPCPRTPARSLSSPQPRRQRRSVLWSALWPRDLEEPTPSARKRERRASARHRLGSASPCGDETAGKEGAETREAREETDSQDDSSSWTEREDASPSNCDAPISRWPGAPSLLSSGEHPSCASRSYERGERRKVSGFSEPEQRQSARLPSRLRSNVSTHAVHTASSSATWARRFVVPFCFSSSSSSPFSGGVYGEARNARRGVRTGDRRRLARGLSRDVECMRQFKKQEIGLKPTEASLRFLHQQLNGLGWEGPRRLPDPAAGETRGTQGEKSGDKSGLGQREKGAALGPQSVAGPPVRRKTLLEQRLEKAELLLWREQGEERAKGEDGRTGEGRKGEGITGEGREEEGRSRGKKGCERRTVQSYSVSSDGRIPVFAKGRTNLPRHFRYVDRVVSSLSGVFSDVRRSASSFFRQSEAGEGDQERGQNPTEEREASEIHDGEPRPDAGRFVSKWKSFFVFSGRKDGEERTLRTRETVRPKPGKVPVKKRGRLLNHVHPYSCIETLELLFIPPASRSTAMPSSSGSCLSCSLSSLSCFSCVSCSCCSSSRSSLASDREATRALCRRLFASHSPYRTALIQIFRFTLPRLRLFRLAFASHRPHPSSVPVFLPQKVRAGDPTFSNRSRLFVSCSSSRSPPCLCGEEESRRLMRAERDRTDESRFRSLFRALGFDDETGGKSRDEACLELPATLREFEPVSPCLRDAPDGAFGSACLFLLDVRPGGRDGRISPRAPAPLLFSVTSLACFARMSSSALCRAASLEEAPPSPSSVPESASTLPTSSPRLLSASSESSWSSPRSAHSSPRLLRLSSSASFHRLGRLPASVSLAYLAVAPDLISSAIARSSLLPRLLFPLLRRASSLFAACQQIERNYAHFLPAPVQLPEAPTRMAGEVRTAVLAAVDVVLEEIELLPPREEEARRRGEAASEEGDRSGETHRAKTVERTGR